A region of Panicum virgatum strain AP13 chromosome 8N, P.virgatum_v5, whole genome shotgun sequence DNA encodes the following proteins:
- the LOC120686746 gene encoding very-long-chain aldehyde decarbonylase GL1-10-like, which translates to MIPFATVEAAEEALGRSMTWVEAAWFRYSASTPDYCLCFHNFVILFACYTLTPLPLALLELCAPAKLTTPYKLQPRVRRRLSPVAFLRCYTDTARVLLLLTMGPLLLIPYPVVKISGIRTGLPLPSPGEVAVQLLVYMLMEDYLGYWFHRCLHSEWFYDKIHYVHHEFRAPMGFAAAHAHWSESLVLGFAAFVSIVLVPCHITTCWLWFAIRGAVGVEIHCGFSFPFSPTKLIPFYGGAEFHDYHHHYGGKWNHSNLAPLFTFCDYIYGTHRGYRHHNEKIIKDTANITFENEGFDGSKRWRQD; encoded by the exons ATGATCCCGTTCGCGACGGTTGAGGCGGCCGAGGAGGCGCTCGGGAGATCCATGACCTGGGTGGAGGCGGCGTGGTTCCGGTACTCGGCGTCGACACCGGACTACTGCCTCTGCTTCCACAACTTCGTCATCCTCTTCGCCTGCTACACGCTCACGCCGCTGCCCCTCGCCCTGCTCGAGCTCTGCGCGCCGGCAAAACTGACCACGCCCTACAAGCTTCAGCCCAGGGTGCGGCGCCGGCTGTCGCCGGTTGCCTTCCTCCGTTGCTACACGGACACAGCGCGCGTCTTGTTGCTCCTCACCATGGGGCCCCTCCTGCTCATCCCCTACCCTGTCGTTAAG ATCTCGGGGATCAGGACAGGGCTGCCGCTTCCGTCGCCGGGGGAGGTGGCGGTGCAGCTCTTGGTGTACATGCTCATGGAAGACTACCTGGGCTACTGGTTCCACCGCTGTCTGCACAGCGAGTGGTTCTACGACAAGATCCACTACGTCCACCACGAGTTCAGAGCTCCCATGGGATTCGCCGCGGCACACGCGCACTGGTCCGAGTCGCTCGTGCTGGGCTTCGCCGCCTTCGTTAGCATAGTCCTCGTACCGTGCCACATAACCACCTGCTGGCTCTGGTTCGCCATCCGCGGCGCCGTAGGTGTCGAGATTCACTGCGG GTTCAGTTTCCCATTCAGCCCCACCAAGCTTATCCCGTTCTACGGAGGTGCAGAATTCCATGACTACCACCATCACTATGGAGGAAAATGGAACCACAGTAACTTGGCTCCTTTGTTCACCTTTTGCGACTATATATATGGGACGCATAGA GGTTACAGGCACCATAACGAAAAGATAATAAAG GATACCGCCAATATTACTTTCGAGAATGAAGGGTTTGATGGATCCAAAAGATGGAGACAAGACTAG